A single genomic interval of Rhinopithecus roxellana isolate Shanxi Qingling chromosome 11, ASM756505v1, whole genome shotgun sequence harbors:
- the ZNF239 gene encoding zinc finger protein 239 — translation MASTISGSQDCIVNHQGEVDGEPEQDLSPCQQWGEASSCISRNRDSVMTLQSDYFKNSESETYLPLKVPSQIDTQYSSVKFCKNEPQDHQESKHLFVTEESTKRKVIKGESFSENLQVKMVSDGKELALPLLNGEATCQNGQLKESLDPINCNCRDIYGWKSQVVSCSQQRAHTEEKPCDHNNCGKILNTSPDGHPYEKIHTAEKQYECGQCGKNFSQSSELLLHQRDHTEEKPYKCEQCGKGFTRSSSLLIHQAVHTDEKPYKCDKCGKGFTRSSSLLIHHAVHTGEKPYKCDKCGKGFSQSSKLHIHQRVHTGEKPYECGECGMSFSQRSNLHIHQRVHTGERPYKCGECGKGFSQSSNLHIHRCIHTGEKPYQCYECGKGFSQSSDLRIHLRVHTGEKPYHCGKCGKGFSQSSKLLIHQRVHTGEKPYECSKCGKGFSQSSNLHIHQRVHKKDPR, via the coding sequence ATGGCCAGTACAATTAGTGGAAGTCAGGATTGTATCGTGAATCATCAAGGGGAAGTGGATGGGGAGCCTGAACAAGACCTTTCCCCTTGTCAACAGTGGGGAGAAGCATCTTCTTGTATTTCCAGAAACAGGGACAGTGTGATGACTCTTCAAAGTGATTATTTCAAAAACAGTGAAAGTGAAACATATTTGCCTTTGAAAGTCCCAAGCCAAATAGACACACAATACTCTTCAGTGAAGTTCTGTAAGAATGAGCCTCAGGATCATCAGGAAAGCAAACATCTCTTTGTAACGGAAGAAAGCACTAAgagaaaagtgataaaggggGAAAGTTTTTCAGAGAACCTTCAAGTTAAAATGGTGTCTGATGGAAAAGAACTGGCCTTGCCATTGTTAAATGGTGAGGCAACTTGCCAGAATGGCCAATTAAAAGAATCTTTGGATCCCATTAACTGTAACTGCAGAGACATTTATGGATGGAAATCACAGGTGGTCAGTTGTAGTCAGCAGAGAGCTCATACAGAGGAGAAACCCTGTGACCATAATAACTGTGGGAAAATACTTAACACCAGCCCAGATGGTCATCCATATGAGAAAATCCACACTGCAGAGAAACAATATGAATGTGGTCAGTGTGGTAAGAACTTCAGTCAAAGCTCAGAACTACTACTTCATCAGAGAGACCACACAGaagaaaaaccctacaaatgtgaacaGTGTGGGAAGGGCTTCACAAGGAGCTCGAGTCTGCTTATCCATCAGGCAGTCCACACAGATGAGAAGCCTTACAAGTGTGACAAGTGTGGGAAGGGCTTCACCAGGAGCTCAAGTCTGCTCATCCATCATGCTGTCCATACAGGCGAGAAACCTTATAAATGTGACAAGTGTGGGAAGGGCTTTAGTCAGAGCTCCAAACTACATATCCACCAGCGAGTCCACACTGGAGAAAAGCCCTATGAGTGTGGGGAGTGCGGTATGAGCTTCAGTCAGCGCTCAAACCTGCACATCCACCAGCGAGTACACACAGGAGAGAGGCCCTACAAGTGTGGTGAGTGTGGGAAGGGCTTCAGTCAGAGCTCGAACCTTCACATTCACCGGTGCATCCACACGGGAGAGAAGCCTTACCAATGCTATGAGTGTGGGAAGGGTTTCAGCCAGAGCTCGGATCTTCGCATCCATCTCAGAGTCCACACTGGGGAGAAGCCCTATCACTGTGGCAAGTGTGGGAAGGGATTTAGCCAGAGTTCCAAACTCCTCATCCACCAGAGAGtacacactggagagaagccctatgaGTGCAGCAAGTGTGGGAAGGGCTTCAGCCAGAGCTCCAACCTTCACATCCACCAGCGGGTTCATAAGAAAGATCCTCGCTAA